The Anomalospiza imberbis isolate Cuckoo-Finch-1a 21T00152 chromosome 7, ASM3175350v1, whole genome shotgun sequence genome has a window encoding:
- the TMEM169 gene encoding transmembrane protein 169 isoform X2 has product MPGEVTESSSGMEETVQKDSKSGGQSPRCGTMRRAVATTVTFDGEATMDRRKRKKKESRPESIIVYRSENDNKVEEEQADEEGGERSSEEGSKFLGQSMTDGVWNMPLDSRYVTLTGTITRGKKKGQMVDIHVTLTDKELQELAKSKEPPKEDVTEKKKKCDVGLDRGPHIVLWTIICLPIIFVVSFVVSFYYGTITWPVFSCSPGSMVLWVLVARCQGYGERILWLALQQAGLGRLFSVQHCRAA; this is encoded by the exons ATGCCAGGTGAGGTGACTGAAAGCAGCAGCGGGATGGAGGAGACTGTGCAGAAAGACAGCAAATCTGGAGGCCAGAGCCCTCGCTGTGGCACAATGAGAAGGGCTGTGGCAACTACTGTCACCTTTGATGGGGAAGCCACTATGGACCgcaggaaaaggaagaagaaagagtCCCGCCCTGAGTCAATAATAGTATATCGGTCTGAGAATGACAATAAGGTGGAAGAAGAACAGGCAGATGAagaaggaggggagaggagCTCTGAGGAAGGCTCCAAGTTCCTGGGTCAGTCTATGACAGATG GTGTCTGGAACATGCCTTTAGACAGCCGATATGTCACCTTGACTGGAACAATCACCAGGGGAAAGAAGAAGGGTCAGATGGTGGACATCCACGTCACCCTAACGGATAAAGAGCTGCAGGAACTGGCTAAGTCAAAGGAACCTCCTAAAGAAGATGTAActgagaagaagaagaaatgtgATGTTGGGTTAGACAGAGGACCTCACATCGTTCTCTGGACCATCATCTGCCTCCCCATCATTTTTGTAGTGTCCTTCGTGGTTTCATTCTACTATGGAACCATTACATG GCCTGTATTCAGCTGTAGCCCAGGTAGCATGGTCCTTTGGGTACTGGTGGCACGCTGTCAGGGATATGGAGAAAGGATTCTgtggctggctctgcagcaaGCTGGGCTTGGAAGATTGTTCTCCGTACAGCATTGTCGAGCTGCTTGA
- the TMEM169 gene encoding transmembrane protein 169 isoform X1 — MPGEVTESSSGMEETVQKDSKSGGQSPRCGTMRRAVATTVTFDGEATMDRRKRKKKESRPESIIVYRSENDNKVEEEQADEEGGERSSEEGSKFLGQSMTDGVWNMPLDSRYVTLTGTITRGKKKGQMVDIHVTLTDKELQELAKSKEPPKEDVTEKKKKCDVGLDRGPHIVLWTIICLPIIFVVSFVVSFYYGTITWYNIFLVYNEERTFWHKITFCPFLIISYPIIIMVVSFSLGLYSAVAQVAWSFGYWWHAVRDMEKGFCGWLCSKLGLEDCSPYSIVELLDSDNISGSLSGKSSAQGVETSTV, encoded by the exons ATGCCAGGTGAGGTGACTGAAAGCAGCAGCGGGATGGAGGAGACTGTGCAGAAAGACAGCAAATCTGGAGGCCAGAGCCCTCGCTGTGGCACAATGAGAAGGGCTGTGGCAACTACTGTCACCTTTGATGGGGAAGCCACTATGGACCgcaggaaaaggaagaagaaagagtCCCGCCCTGAGTCAATAATAGTATATCGGTCTGAGAATGACAATAAGGTGGAAGAAGAACAGGCAGATGAagaaggaggggagaggagCTCTGAGGAAGGCTCCAAGTTCCTGGGTCAGTCTATGACAGATG GTGTCTGGAACATGCCTTTAGACAGCCGATATGTCACCTTGACTGGAACAATCACCAGGGGAAAGAAGAAGGGTCAGATGGTGGACATCCACGTCACCCTAACGGATAAAGAGCTGCAGGAACTGGCTAAGTCAAAGGAACCTCCTAAAGAAGATGTAActgagaagaagaagaaatgtgATGTTGGGTTAGACAGAGGACCTCACATCGTTCTCTGGACCATCATCTGCCTCCCCATCATTTTTGTAGTGTCCTTCGTGGTTTCATTCTACTATGGAACCATTACATGGTACAACATCTTCTTGGTGTACAATGAAGAGAGGACCTTCTGGCACAAAATCACCTTTTGTCCCTTTTTGATTATCTCCTACCCAATTATAATTATGGTTGTTTCTTTCTCCCTAGGCCTGTATTCAGCTGTAGCCCAGGTAGCATGGTCCTTTGGGTACTGGTGGCACGCTGTCAGGGATATGGAGAAAGGATTCTgtggctggctctgcagcaaGCTGGGCTTGGAAGATTGTTCTCCGTACAGCATTGTCGAGCTGCTTGATTCTGACAATATCTCAGGTAGTCTCTCTGGCAAGAGCTCTGCGCAGGGGGTTGAGACCTCAACAGTCTGA